TTGAGGAAAACATGCCCGACATGTTCAAGGCCACAATGGGCCGCAACCCCATGGGCCGTATGGCCACGCCGCAGGATATCGCTAATGCAACGGTGTTTCTCGCCAGCCCGAAATCCTCCTTCACCACCGGCATCAACATGATTGTGGATGGTGCCATCACCGACCGCGTCAACTACTAGCGCCATTCTAGCTGCACGCCGCGAGGCGGGGATAACTATGCAATGATTTATGAGTTCGACGACATTCTGACGGCTGATGAACTTGCCAAGGTCGTCAGCATTGTTGAGTCCGGCACCTACCATGATGGTGCGCAGGGCGCAGGCTGGCAGGCAAAATCCGTCAAGAAGAACGAGGAACTGGACGCCAAGATCACCCAGCAGGTGGGGCAGATTGTCGGCCAGGCGCTGGCGCGGTCATCCAAGTTCAAGGCGCTGGCCTGGCCCAAACGCCTCGCAGGGTTTCTGGTCAGCCGTTATAAGCCGGGCATGACCTATGGCACCCATGTGGACAACGCCATTCTCAATAATGCCCGCTCCGACATGTCGTTCACGCTGTTTCTCAGCGACCCGGACAGCTATACCGGCGGCGAACTGGTGATTGAGCAGGGCGATACGGCACGCATCATCAAGCCCGCAAAAGGCCACATGGTGCTGTATTCCACCAGTGCCCTGCATCACGTCGCGGAAGTGACCAATGGCGAGCGGCTGGCAGTAGTTGGCTGGGTACGCAGCTATGTGCGCGACCCTCAGGCCCGCGAGATGCTGTATGACCTGGACCTTGTGATGCTTGACCTCAAGGACAAGCCAAAGCAGCGGGCCGTTCTTGATCGGGTGGCGAAAGTACGCACCAATCTGCTGCGGCGCTGGATGGACGACTAATCCCGAACTCCAGAGCGGAACTCTAGACCCGCATATGCGCGCGTGAATCAAACCGCTCTTCGGCCTCACGTTTGAGCGTGCGGGAGAGTTCGGCCATGACGTGCTCAAGCTCGGCCGGCGCAACTGTTCCGTAGGCCCCCACAATTCCGGCAATCACCGTTGGTACGTAGCGTTGCGGCTGCATGGCATTGTCGCCCGCACGCAGGCGCTCGCGTGCCGCAGCTTCGATGGCTGCTGAAAAGGCAGGGCGCAGACTGACGGGCAGTCGTGTTGCGTCGTACATGGCCTTGAACAGATCCGTATGGCCGGGCGACATGGCGGTCGCTACATAGTCAGCGGATTTTTTTGACAGTCGTCCAAACGCCATTTCAACAAACCGCAGATCGCCCGAGCACAGCGAGCGCAGCAGCATGGTGGGCGTCAGTCTCCCCGCCTTGTGCAGCACGCCCACAAACTCGGCAACCTTGCCGTCGTCAATTTCGCCTGCCGTCATGTCAGCCACGGCTTGTTCACGGGCGTGCGCCACAATTTCAGCGGCCATTTCTTCGGGCAGGTGCTGCTGGCGCACCAGATAGCGCCGCATCTCGTTGGCAACATCGGCTTCCAACTGGTCGGCCACTATGAGCGACACGCACTGCAGGCAGGTTTCCGGGGTCAGGTCCGGGCGTTTGGTGACAAGCACCGGAATGGTCTCGTGGTCCGCGTGGTCATCAAGAACGCGCTTCAGGGCGTCGGCTGAAATGTTGGCGTTCTCGTTTTCCAGCAGCACGCTGACGACGTTTGAATTGCCCGTGTCAATCAGCGCGCCCGACACCCGCTCCGACACCGCGTCGCGCTGTGCGATGGCAATCTGCTTGGCTTCTATTTCTTCCTCGATCACCGACACCAGCAGATCATCAGACAGGTGCGGCCAGTGCTGCAGAACCGGAATGCTCACCTCTGCTATGTCGCGCGCCATGCGCTCTGCCATTTCGGTGGGCAGCAGGGGGTAGAGCGCGATCTGCCGTGACAGGGCGGAGCGCACCAGCACGTCGGCGTCTTCCGCCATCCGCAGCACAACGTCGCGGGCCAGATCAGCCTCAATGCTTTGCAATTTGCCCTCGGCCATGAGCGGGCCGATTTTCATCACGGCGGATTCACGGTTGAGCGGTGAGTTTTCGCGCTCAAGCCGTTTCACGTCTTCGACGCTGAGGGTCGCATCCGTCATCAAGGTGCCCGCCGGAGTTGATAGAGTATTTCAACCCAAGCGTGCGCCTGATGCCGTAAAGAGCGCGTTAAGCGGAATGCTTAACGCAGTGCAAACCACCATATGAACCGGCTTAATGAACCGGCTTTGTTATTGTGCCGGTTCGTCAGACACTTTCACCAGCAATTTGCCGATGTTCTCGCCGGTAAACAGCCGCCCCAATGCTTTGGGTGCTGTCTCCAGACCCTCCACAATGTCGGTGCGGTATTTGAGTTTGCCTTCCGCCAGCCACTGGCCCATCTCGGCCTGGCCTTCGGCAAAGCGCGCCAGATAATCAATGATGATGAAGCCTTCCACCCGCGCCCGCTTCATCAGGATATTGCGGAACATGTACGGCCCCGGCACATCACCCTCGGCGTTGTAAGTGGAGATGAGGCCGCACAGGGCAATGCGCGCGTTCTCATTGATCAGTGTAAGGATGGCATCCAGTATCTCGCCGCCGACATTTTCAAAGTCAACGTCAATGCCGTTGGGGCATTCACGTTTGAGCGCTTCAAGGACGTTTTCCTTTTTGTAGTTGATGCAGGCGTCAAACCCCAGATCATCCACCACCCATCTGCATTTTTCGTCAGAGCCCGCGAGGCCGACGACGCGGCAGCCCTTGAGCTTTGCGATCTGCCCCACCGTTGAGCCAACAGCGCCCGCTGCTGCTGACACCACAACCGTTTCGCCGGCTTTGGGCTGGCCGATATCCAGCAGGCCGAAATAGGCGGTCATGCCGGTGGCGCCCAGAACGCTCATAAAGGCATCCAGCGGAATGCCAAGCCCTGCCGGGATCTTGGACACGCCGGTGCCGTCCGACACGGTGTAGTCCTGCCAGCCGCCAAGGCCGGGCACCACAATGTCGCCCACGTCAAAGCCTGCCAGCTTGGATTGCTCGACCACGCCCAGGGTGCCGCCGCGCATGACATCGCCAATTTCAACCGGCGGCATGTACTGGTCCATGTCGCTCATCCAGATGCGGTTGGTCGGGTCCAGCGACAGATAGATGGTGCGGATCAGGATTTCGCCATCACCTGCTTCGGGCTTGGGCGCATCCACAAGTTCAAGATCACCCTCCGCAATTTCGCCCGTTGGCCGCTTGCGCAGCACCCACTGCCTGTTTGAGTTCCGCATGATGTTTGCTCCCGGTTGGTTTGTGTCTGGTTCGGCGTGATCGTGACGTGTGGCACCGTGCTTGGCTAGGTCCACAAAACCTTATCTTCAAACTCTCAAATCTGCCTCCCCGCGGCTCGACCGCGGGGCCCAGGGCTGAGCGGGGCCCAGGGCTGAATAGCAAAGCATCACCGCATTGCACTGGACCCCGCGGTCTAGCCGCGGGGAGGCAATAGTTCGTGACCAAATGCCCCAACTGCACCGCCTTGTGCTCGGCACTTGAAGCCGCGGGGAAGCAATGATCCACCACCAAAAGCCCCGCACACCATGAGGTCTGCGAAGGGTGTCGATTGTCTCCTCCCCAAAATGAGGGAGAGCGGGAGCACTGCCCGTTGGCCGTGCTGATGGCGTAGCTGCGCTAAGAGTGTGCCGCAGGGCGGCGCTCCCGCTATGGATGGTCTTCGGCACATTTCTGCCCACGCAGTACTGGCTGATTAAACCAGACGACTGCGTGCAACCCCTTTGCGTCCGCCTCCCGCACTTTGGAACCGCACGGTCTGAGACGGGGCCAGCTTTTTCACGGCGTGACCGGGGCTGGATATGTGCCGCCCATCTGGCATGCGCGCGTTACTCGCACACCACGCCCGTACATTTTCCCTCCACGTTCCCAAGGAGGTACCCATGCACCGGCATTCCGGGCATCCACCCCGCCGCCCAGGCCCGGACGGTCCGGGGTGCCCTCAGGCGGCAGGTGAGCACAAGTATGAGGGCTGCTCGGCGACCGTGGATAACTTTTGCAAAAAAGTTTTGGCAAAGCGGGCAACTGCATCCCCGTTCGAACAAAGTTCGAACTGTTTTTTATTGATAAGGCGACCATTCCTCAAAGGAATGGCGCGCCGGACCTGATCCGGGGTCCAGAGCCACACGGAACAAAACCCAGCACAATCAACGGCGCAATCACCGGCGCATTCACAAGTGCAAACCGCCAAAATCCGCCATTTGGGGCAAAGTGTCGCGCAACGTCTGTGGCGGGTCGCTCAAGCCCTTGTGCGCGCTATACTTTCCAACAGAAATCCGGGGGCCGGATTCGGTTTTTCTGCCCCCTCGCGCCTTTGCGGGCGTAATGCCACGTTGCTTGCCGGGAATGGTGTGTTATCCGTTCTCCCTTGTTTTGTGCCCCCTCAGCACTCTTAAAAACTGCTGCCGGGGCCGCCATCAGATCCACGACCCGGGGATGTCGAGAATGACAAAGATTTTTACCGCTCTGGCCTTTTTCGGCGCAGTGATCGCTGCAACTGCTGCAGGCGCGGCACAGCCCGTTGACTGGCAGATGGGGTTTCAGCCGGCGTCCTCTCCGGTGATGGAAGATATCAACTCGTTCCATAACTTCCTGCTGGTCATCATTACCGCCATTACGCTGTTTGTGCTGGCGCTGCTGGTCTATTGCATGGTGCGGTTCAACGCGAAGGCCAACCCCACGCCTTCCAAGACCACGCACAACACCTTCATCGAAGTCGTGTGGACCGTTGTGCCGGTGCTCATTCTGGTGGCGATCGCCATTCCCTCGTTCCGCCTGCTGTATTTCGAAGCGGTGGTGCCGGAGAGCGAAGTCACCATCAAGGCCACGGGCTACCAGTGGTATTGGGGCTATTCCTACCCGGACCATGGTGACTTCGAGTTTTTCGCCAACATGATCGAAGAAGAAGACCTGGACCCCGGTCAGCCGCGCCTGCTGGCGACCGACACCAAAATGGTGGTGCCCGTTGATACCAATGTGCGCGTGATCGTGACGGCCGCCGACGTGATCCACAACTGGGCGATGCCTGCATTCGGTGTGAAAATGGACGCCGTGCCCGGTCGCCTCAACGAAACATGGTTCCGCGCCACGCAGACCGGCATTTTCTATGGCCAGTGCTCGGAACTGTGCGGCGTGCGCCACGCTTTCATGCCCATCGAAGTGCATGTGGTAGCCAAGGACGACTATGAGGCATGGGTAACCGAAGCGCAGGCAGAATATGCGCTCAACGGCACCATTCCCGCTTCACCGCTGGAGCAGCAAACCCAATTGGCGGATGTGCGCCAGTAAGCGCTGCATTCAGCCCACCCAACACACAAACACAAGACCGCTTCATTAAAGGACCAAGCCGATGGCGAGCGACGTAACACACGCAGATCATCACGAAGATCACCCAACCGGTTGGCGGCGCTATGCGTACTCCACCAACCACAAGGACATCGGCACGATGTACCTGATCTTCGCCATCATTGCCGGCGTTATCGGCGGGTTGATGTCGGTCATCATCCGCGCCGAGCTGCAATATCCCGGCGACGGTCCTCTGGGCGGTGACTATCACTTCTATAATGTGCTGGTGACGGCGCACGGCCTCATCATGATCTTCTTCATGGTGATGCCCGCGATGATCGGCGGCTTTGGCAACTGGTTTGTGCCGCTGATGATCGGCGCGCCGGACATGGCCTTCCCGCGCATGAACAACGTGTCGTTCTGGCTGCTGCCGGTGGCGCTTGGCCTCTTGGTGCTGTCGCTGTTTGTTCCCGGACCGCCCGGCGGCCTTGGCGTTGGTGGCGGCTGGACCATTTATCCGCCGCTCTCCACATCAGGCCAACCTGGCCCTGCCATGGACTTTGCCATCCTCGCGCTACACGTGGCGGGTGCCTCATCCATTCTGGGTGCCATCAACTTCATCACGACGATTTTCAACATGCGTGCGCCGGGCATGACCCTGCACAAGATGCCGCTGTTTGCCTGGTCGGTGCTGATCACCGCCTTCCTGCTGCTGTTGTCGCTGCCGGTTCTCGCCGGTGCGATCACGATGCTGCTGACCGACCGCAATTTCGGCACGGCCTTCTTCGATCCGGCCGGCGGCGGTGACCCGATCCTGTTCCAGCACCTGTTCTGGTTCTTCGGCCACCCCGAGGTCTACATCCTGATCCTGCCGGCCTTCGGCATCATCAGCCACATCGTGTCGACCTTCTCGAAAAAGCCGATCTTCGGCTATCTGGGCATGGCCTACGCGATGGTCGCCATCGGCGTCGTCGGCTTCATCGTCTGGGCCCACCACATGTACACGGTCGGCCTGTCGCTCGACACGCAGCGCTACTTCGTGTTCGCCACCATGGTCATCGCGGTGCCCACGGGCATCAAGATCTTCTCGTGGATCGCGACCATGTGGGGCGGCTCGATCGAACTGCGCACGCCGATGCTGTGGGCGATCGGCTTCATCTTCCTGTTCACCGTGGGCGGTGTGACGGGCGTCCAACTCGCCAATGCCGGCCTCGACCGGGCCCTGCACGACACCTATTACGTGGTCGCGCACTTCCACTACGTGCTGTCGCTGGGCGCCGTGTTCGGCATCTTCGCGGCCTGGTACTACTGGTTCCCGAAGATGTTCGGCTACATGTACAACTCGACGGTCGCCCGGCTGCACTTCTGGGTCACCTTCATCGGCGTGAACCTGATCTTCTTCCCGCAGCACTTCCTGGGTCTGGCCGGCATGCCGCGCCGCTACATCGACTATCCGGAAGCCTATGCGGGCTGGAACATGGTCTCGTCCTGGGGATCGTACATCTCGGCGATCGGCGTGCTGATCTTCCTTTACGGCGTGTTCGAGGCCTTCGCCCGCAAGCGCGAGGCCGGGGCGAACCCCTGGGGCGAAGGTGCGACGACGCTCGAATGGACGCTGTCCTCGCCGCCGCCCTACCACCAGTGGGAACAGCTCCCGCGCATCAAGTAGGCACGGGACAAAATGGCGGGATGGCGCGGCCGCGCCGTCCCGCGAAACCGAAGAGCCGGGCAACCGGCCACCGCCGGCCGATCCGGCCGGCCAAACGATTGGGACAGGAGCCGCCGCATGGCGCTCGTTGACAACATCGAAGCAGCAGAGCCGCGCATATCCGAGGCGACGCCGCGCGACTATTTCGACCTGCTCAAGCCGCGGGTGATGTCGCTGGTCGTCTTCACCGCGCTGGTCGGCATGCTGGTCGCGCCCGGCGCGATCAACCCGTTCATCGCCGCCGTCGCGATCCTCGCCATTGCCGTGGGGGCGGGCGCGTCCGGCGCGCTGAACATGTGGTATGACGCCGATGTCGACGCGGTCATGAGCCGCACGGCCAGGCGACCCATACCGTCAGGCCGCGTCGGTCGCGACGAAACGTTGGTCTTCGGCCTTGTCCTGTCGGTGCTTTCGGTGATGACGCTCGGCCTCGTCACCAACTGGGTGGCCGGCGGCCTTCTCGCCTTCACCATCTTCTTCTACGCCGTCATCTACACGATGTGGCTGAAGCGGACGACGCCGCAGAACATCGTGATCGGCGGCGCGGCCGGCGCGTTTCCGCCGATGATCGGCTGGGCCGCGGTAAGCGGCACGCTGACGCTCGAATCGGCCGTTCTGTTCATGATCATCTTCCTGTGGACGCCGCCGCACTTCTGGGCGCTGGCCCTGTTCAAGCTGCGCGACTACGAGATCGCCGGCATGCCGATGATGCCCAACGTCGCCGGCGAGCGCTCGACCAAACGCCAGATGCTGGTCTATTCGGTGCTGCTCGCGGCCTTTGCCGTGCTGCCCTGGCCGCTCGGCTTTGCCGGTCCCGTCTACGGCGCGGCGGCGATCCTGCTCGGCGCCAACTTCATCCGTCATGCGGTGGCGGTGTGGCGCATGGCCGACGGCGACGCGACCATGGTGCCGGCAAAGCGCCTTTTCGGCTTCTCGCTGACCTACCTGTTCGCGATCTTCGCGGTCCTCTTCGTCGAAACCGTCCTCATGCGGGTGCTGGCGTGAACGCGATGGCCGAAGACCGCAAGACCGTCGAACTCACCGAGGCCCAGCAGAAGGCCCGCCGCAAGCGCTCGATCGCCATCGCGCTGTGCCTGGCCGCCTTCGTCGTCATCTTCTATGTGGTGACCGTCATCAAGCTCGGTCCCGATGTCATCAACCGGCCACTCTAGGAAAGCCATGAGCACCGCCGACCCGACCCGCCAGCAGGACAGCAAGCATCGCTCCAACGTGCGCATCGCCGCGCTGTGTCTTGCGTTCTTCGCGGGAATGGTCGGGCTCGCCTACGCCTCGGTGCCGCTCTATGAGCTGTTCTGCCGTGTCACCGGCTATGGCGGCACGACGCAGGTCGCCGACACATCGCCCGTCCAGGTGCTCGACAAGACGATCAATGTGCGTTTCGACGCCAACACGGGCGCCGGGCTGGGCTGGGAGTTCAAGCCCGTCGACCGGCAGGTCACGCTGAAGATCGGCGAGTTGAAGCAGGTCGCCTACACGGCGCGCAACTGGCGCGAGATGGCCTCGACCGGTTCCGCGACGTTCAACGTCACGCCGCAGGCGGCCGGCGCCTACTTCAACAAGATGGAATGCTTCTGCTTCACCGAGACGACGCTGGAACCGGGCGAGCAGATGGACATGCCGGTGGTCTTCTTCATCGATCCGGCCATCGTCGACGCCAAGGAACTCAAGGACGTGTCGACCATCACGCTGTCCTACACCTTCTTCAAGATCGACGCGCCGGCCGAAACCGCCGACGCAGGCGCCGACGCGCCCGTCGAGATCGAAACCAATCCGGACGCCGACGAGGCCGTTCGCAATGACAATCGGGGATGACTGACATGGCCGATACCCACGCCAAGAACCATGACTATCACATTCTGGACCCCAGCCCCTGGCCGCTGATCGGTGCCATCGGGGCGCTGGTGATGGCGATCGGCGCCGTCGGCTGGATGCAGGCGGGGCAGGGCAACGAGTTCTCGTTCCTCGGCATTCCCATGGCCAATCCTTGGACGTTCCTGATCGGGCTACTGATCGTGCTCTACACCATGTTCGGCTGGTGGTCGGACACGGTGCGCGAGTCGCTTCAGGGCCACCACACCCGCGTTGTGTCCCTGCACCTGCGCTACGGCATGATCATGTTCATCGCCTCGGAGGTGATGTTCTTTGCGGCATGGTTCTGGGCGGTGTTCGATGCCAGCCTTTTCTACGGCGAGGCCCAGCAGGTCGGCCGCATGGAGTATACGGGCGGCCAGTGGCCCCCGGCGGGTCTGGAAGTGCTCGATCCGCTGCACCTGCCGCTCTACAACACCGTCATCCTGCTGCTGTCGGGCACGACGGTCACCTGGGCGCACCACGCGCTTCTGCACAATGACCGCGACGGCCTGAAGATGGGTCTGTGGCTGACGATCCTGCTCGCCATCCTGTTCACCTGCGTGCAGATCTACGAGTTCGCCGTCGCGCCCTATTCCTTCTCCGGATCGCTTTATGGCGCGACCTTCTTCATGGCGACGGGTTTCCACGGCTTCCATGTCTTCGTCGGAACGATCTTCCTGATCGTGTGCCTGGTACGGGCCTATGCGGGCCATTTCACGCCGCAGAAGCATTTCGGCTTCGAGGCCGCGGCCTGGTACTGGCACTTCGTCGACGTCGTCTGGCTGTTCCTGTTCTTCGTCGTCTATGTCTGGGGAACCTGGGGCGCGCCGATCTATCACCACTGATCGGTTTGGCACCAAGAACCGGGGCGGTCGTGGAAACGCGGCCGCCCCTTGTCTATCTGAGGTTCGATGAGCGCACCGACCAAGACCGATGAGCCCGACCAGGACCGCCGCTTTCCGTGGCTGGTCGTCGTGTGCGCGCTGCCGGTGCTCGTTGCGCTCGTCATGCTCGGCAACTGGCAGGTTCAGCGGCTCGCGTGGAAGCAGGATTTGCTCGCGACGATCGAGGCTCGGCTCGATGCGGCGCCGGTCCCGGCCGCCGGGATCGCCGGTCTGGTGTCGGCAGGCGATGACATCCGTTACCGCCCCGTCGAGGCGATGGGCACCTTCGCGCACGAGCGGGAGCAGCATTTCTTCGCCACCCACAATGGCGCCTCGGGCTACTACCTCTACACGCCGCTCGAGATGGAAGGCGGCGAGGTCGTCTTCGTCAATCGCGGTTTCGTGCCGTTCGATCTCAAGGAGCCGGAGACTCGGCCCGAAAGCCTCACCGAAGGCCCTGTGACGGTCACGGGTCTGGCGCGCGAGAGGCTGGACGGAAAGCCGTCGTTCATCGTGCCCGACAACGATCGGGAAAAGAACATCTACTACTGGAAGGACTGGAACCTGATGGTGGACCGCGCCGGCTACGCGCCGGACGATGTGCTGCCGTTCTTCATCGACGCGTTCGAGGACGAGGTGGCCGGCGGCTGGCCGATCGGCGGCGTCACCCGCATCGACCTGCCCAACAACCATCTGCAGTATGCGGTGACCTGGTACGGTCTGGCCGTGACGCTGGTGATCGTGCTTGGCGCCTTCGTCTGGCGGCGGACACGCTGATCTTCACACGCCGTCGGCGGCGACCCGACGCGCCATCCATTCGATGAAGCTCACGCGCGTCATGTTCCGGCGCTTTGCTTCCTCGTCGATGAAGGCGGCGACCCCCTCGTCGAGGGTCAGGTTCGCACGAACCGTACGACCGGTCAGACGAATGAGCGGCACGAGCACGAGGGATGAACCTTCGGGAACGATGACGGCCTCCGGCGGCGTGGGCTCCGCGATCGCCAAGCCGTCCGCTTCCATCTCCAGGACATAGTCGCGCAAGGCTTCCTCGGCATTGAGAAGCGCCTCATCGATCGTCGCTCCCATCGCCACGACACCGTCCAGATCCGGGAAGGCGACGCCATAGGCGCCCCTCTTGCCATCTATGAGCGCGGGATATCGCATCGCCCCTTTCCCTGTCCTCAATTCCAGTTCGCCTTCTTCGAGATGCTGCGCAGAACACCGGGCGACAGCGTCTTGTGCCGAGGAACGGTGATGATGCCCTTGATGTGCGGGTGGCGGTAGATGTCGTGACCCGCCCCGTGCCGCGCCAGATACCAGCCTTCGGCTTTCAGTCTCCGAACGACGTCGGACGTCCGATTATCCACCCATCACTCCTCCGTGCATATATATGCACCTGTTCATGAGCGCCGCAAGGCGATAGTCTGCCATGGGTTGAGGTCCGCCGCCTTGACACCGGCATTCAAACCCTCGACATCTCTGCCATGAACGTCCACGCCACCAAACCGCCGCTGACGATCCGCCTGTGCGAGCCGCGCGGCTTCTGCGCGGGCGTCGACCGCGCGATCCAGATCGTCGTGCTGGCGCTCAAGAAGCACGGCGCACCGGTCTATGTCCGCCACGAGATCGTGCACAACAAGTTCGTCGTCGAGGCGCTGCGCGAGCGCGGCGCCGTGTTCGTCAAGGAACTTGGCGACATTCCCCCCGAGCACACCGACCGGCCGGTCGTCTTTTCCGCCCACGGCGTGCCGAAATCCGTGCCGGCCGACGCCGAGGCCCGCAATCTCCTCTATCTCGATGCCACGTGCCCGCTCGTCTCCAAAGTTCACAAGCAGGCCATGCGGCACCAGCGTCTGGGCCGGCACGTGCTGCTGGTCGGCCATGCCGGCCATCCCGAGGTGATCGGCACGATGGGGCAACTGCCCGAGGGCGCCGTCACGCTCGTGGAGACGGCCGAACAGGTGGCCGGCCTTCGGGTGCCGGACGAGGACAATCTGGGCTTCGTCACCCAGACGACGCTGTCGGTCGACGACACCGCCGACGTGATCGCCGCGCTTCGCGAGCGGTTTCCGGCGCTCGCCGCACCATCGTCGGACAGCATCTGCTATGCGACCACCAATCGCCAAGAAGCGGTCAAGCAGGCCGCGCCGGGAACCGACATCTTCCTGATCGTCGGCGCGCCGAATTCGTCCAATTCCATGCGTCTGGTCGAAGTCGCCAAAAGGCATGGCGCCGCCGACTCCATGCTGATCCAGCGCGCCGCCGACATTGACTGGAGCCGCATCGGCAATGCGGCGACGATCGGCATGTCGGCGGGCGCCTCGGCTCCCGAGATCGTCGTCGAGGAGATCATCGATGCCCTGCGCGAACGGCGCAACGTGACCGTCGATATCGCCCTGACCGCCGAGGAAACCGAGATGTTCCCGGTCATGCGTTCGCTGCGCGACACGCCGCTGACCGGCGACGACATGGCCTTCCTGAACGGCACCGGCAACTGACGGGCAGGGCCTCTTGGCGGTCTACACAGATATCTCCGAAGACCAGCTTCGCGCATTCCTGGAGCCTTATCGCGTCGGCGAGCTTCTGTCCTACAAGGGCATCGCCGAGGGCGTCGAGAACTCCAACTTCGCCGTGCACACGCGCGGCGGGCAGTTCATCCTGACGCTCTACGAAAAGCGCGTCCGGCGCGAGGATCTTCCCTATTTCCTCGGGCTGATGGAGCATCTGGCGACCAAGGGCATCTCATGCCCCCTGCCGGTGCGGCGCGCCGACGGCGAGATGCTGGGCGAACTGGCCGGCCGGCCAGCGGCGATGGTCACCTTTCTTGAGGGCATCTGGATGCGTCGCCCGACGCCGGTCCATTGCGCCGGCGTCGGAGCGGGCATGGCGGCGATGCACTTGGCCGGCGAGGATTTTCCCATGCGCCGCCGCAACGGGCTGACGCTGCAGGACTGGCGCCCGCTTTGGAAAGACTGCCTGGATGCGCATCCGGCGATGGAGGCGGGCCTTGCCGATGAGACCGAGGCGCTTCTTGCGCACCTCGAACGCGGTTGGCCCGGCGGGCTGCCGGAGGGCAACATCCATGCCGACCTGTTTCCGGACAACGTCTTCTTTCTGGGCGACGAACTGTCGGGCATCATCGACTTCTACTTCGCCTGCACCGATGCGCTCGCCTACGACGTCGCGGTCGCGCTCAATGCATGGTGCTTCGAGCGCGACCATTCCTTCAACATCACCAAGGGCAAGGCGCTGCTCGATGCCTATCACGCCGTGCGGCCGCTGACCGCACCGGAGATCGAGGCCCTTCCGACCCTTGCGGC
The genomic region above belongs to Pyruvatibacter sp. and contains:
- a CDS encoding cytochrome c oxidase subunit 3, encoding MADTHAKNHDYHILDPSPWPLIGAIGALVMAIGAVGWMQAGQGNEFSFLGIPMANPWTFLIGLLIVLYTMFGWWSDTVRESLQGHHTRVVSLHLRYGMIMFIASEVMFFAAWFWAVFDASLFYGEAQQVGRMEYTGGQWPPAGLEVLDPLHLPLYNTVILLLSGTTVTWAHHALLHNDRDGLKMGLWLTILLAILFTCVQIYEFAVAPYSFSGSLYGATFFMATGFHGFHVFVGTIFLIVCLVRAYAGHFTPQKHFGFEAAAWYWHFVDVVWLFLFFVVYVWGTWGAPIYHH
- a CDS encoding homoserine kinase, which gives rise to MAVYTDISEDQLRAFLEPYRVGELLSYKGIAEGVENSNFAVHTRGGQFILTLYEKRVRREDLPYFLGLMEHLATKGISCPLPVRRADGEMLGELAGRPAAMVTFLEGIWMRRPTPVHCAGVGAGMAAMHLAGEDFPMRRRNGLTLQDWRPLWKDCLDAHPAMEAGLADETEALLAHLERGWPGGLPEGNIHADLFPDNVFFLGDELSGIIDFYFACTDALAYDVAVALNAWCFERDHSFNITKGKALLDAYHAVRPLTAPEIEALPTLAAGAALRFMLTRLYDWVTTPEGSLVVKKDPDEYVRKMRFHQTIGSASEYGLDTALRATG
- a CDS encoding type II toxin-antitoxin system HicA family toxin, whose protein sequence is MDNRTSDVVRRLKAEGWYLARHGAGHDIYRHPHIKGIITVPRHKTLSPGVLRSISKKANWN
- a CDS encoding SURF1 family protein — translated: MSAPTKTDEPDQDRRFPWLVVVCALPVLVALVMLGNWQVQRLAWKQDLLATIEARLDAAPVPAAGIAGLVSAGDDIRYRPVEAMGTFAHEREQHFFATHNGASGYYLYTPLEMEGGEVVFVNRGFVPFDLKEPETRPESLTEGPVTVTGLARERLDGKPSFIVPDNDREKNIYYWKDWNLMVDRAGYAPDDVLPFFIDAFEDEVAGGWPIGGVTRIDLPNNHLQYAVTWYGLAVTLVIVLGAFVWRRTR
- a CDS encoding type II toxin-antitoxin system HicB family antitoxin yields the protein MRYPALIDGKRGAYGVAFPDLDGVVAMGATIDEALLNAEEALRDYVLEMEADGLAIAEPTPPEAVIVPEGSSLVLVPLIRLTGRTVRANLTLDEGVAAFIDEEAKRRNMTRVSFIEWMARRVAADGV
- the ispH gene encoding 4-hydroxy-3-methylbut-2-enyl diphosphate reductase, yielding MNVHATKPPLTIRLCEPRGFCAGVDRAIQIVVLALKKHGAPVYVRHEIVHNKFVVEALRERGAVFVKELGDIPPEHTDRPVVFSAHGVPKSVPADAEARNLLYLDATCPLVSKVHKQAMRHQRLGRHVLLVGHAGHPEVIGTMGQLPEGAVTLVETAEQVAGLRVPDEDNLGFVTQTTLSVDDTADVIAALRERFPALAAPSSDSICYATTNRQEAVKQAAPGTDIFLIVGAPNSSNSMRLVEVAKRHGAADSMLIQRAADIDWSRIGNAATIGMSAGASAPEIVVEEIIDALRERRNVTVDIALTAEETEMFPVMRSLRDTPLTGDDMAFLNGTGN